The Lactuca sativa cultivar Salinas chromosome 2, Lsat_Salinas_v11, whole genome shotgun sequence genome includes a window with the following:
- the LOC111916337 gene encoding low-specificity L-threonine aldolase 1 — protein MVTRTIDLRSDTVTKPTETMRLAMAKAEVDDDVLIYDPTARHLETEMARITGKEAALFVPSGTMGNLISVLVHCEIRGSEVILGNNSHIHIYENGGISTIGGVHPRPVKNNEDGTMDINLIESAIRNPDFEICYPKTRLICLENSHANSGGRVLSVDYTDQVGELAKKHNLKLHIDGARIFNASVALGVPVHRLVQAADSVSVCLSKGLGAPVGSVIVGTKSFIDRARILRKTLGGGMRQVGILCAAALVALQENVGKLGNDHKNAKTLAEGLNKIKGLKADVASVETNIVYFEILEGSNITALKLGKIMEEHGILLMPDSSSRVRIVIHHQVSASDVQYTLSCIKQAMTGVENGGN, from the exons ATGGTGACCAGAACGATAGATCTCCGGTCCGACACGGTGACGAAACCCACCGAAACAATGAGATTGGCCATGGCGAAGGCGGAGGTGGATGATGATGTTTTGATTTACGACCCGACGGCCCGTCACCTCGAGACAGAAATGGCCCGAATTACAGGCAAAGAGGCCGCACTCTTTGTTCCTTCGGGGACCATGGGCAACCTTATAAGTGTTCTCGTCCATTGTGAGATCAGAGGAAGTGAAGTAATCCTTGGCAACAATTCCCACATCCACATATACGAAAACGGTGGAATTTCAACCATCGGGGGTGTTCATCCGAGACCTGTAAAGAATAACGAAGATGGCACTATGGATATCAATCTCATCGAGTCTGCAATCCGAAACCCTGACTTTGAGATTTGCTACCCGAAAACTAGGCTCATTTGCCTTGAGAATTCCCATGCTAA CTCTGGTGGGAGAGTTCTTTCTGTAGACTACACAGACCAGGTTGGGGAGCTTGCCAAAAAACATAACCTAAAGCTTCATATAGATGGAGCTCGTATCTTTAATGCATCTGTT GCTCTTGGTGTCCCTGTTCATAGGCTTGTACAAGCTGCTGATTCTGTTTCA GTATGCTTGTCGAAGGGGCTTGGTGCACCAGTTGGAAGTGTTATTGTTGGGACAAAAAGCTTCATTGACAgg GCAAGGATTTTGCGAAAAACTTTGGGTGGGGGAATGAGGCAGGTGGGAATCCTATGTGCTGCTGCTCTTGTTGCTTTACAAGAAAACGTTGGAAAGCTTGGAAATGATCACAAGAATGCCAAGACTTTAGCTG aGGGATTAAATAAAATCAAGGGACTCAAAGCGGATGTAGCTTCTGTGGAGACAAATATT GTTTATTTTGAAATATTAGAGGGTTCAAATATTACAGCATTGAAGTTAGGCAAAATTATGGAGGAACATGGCATACTTTTGATGCCGGATAGCTCATCCAG GGTAAGGATTGTGATTCACCACCAAGTATCTGCAAGTGATGTGCAGTACACGTTGTCATGCATAAAG CAAGCTATGACTGGAGTTGAAAATGGTGGCAATTAA